A single genomic interval of Alligator mississippiensis isolate rAllMis1 chromosome 15, rAllMis1, whole genome shotgun sequence harbors:
- the CRABP2 gene encoding cellular retinoic acid-binding protein 2, protein MPNFSGNWKMKSSENFEELLKALGVNVMLRKIAVAAASKPAVEIKQDGETFYIKTSTTVRTTEIHFKIGEEFEEQTVDGRPCKSLAKWESENKMVCEQRLLKGEGPKTGWSREMTNDGELILTMTADDVVCTRVYIRE, encoded by the exons ATGCCCAACTTCTCCGGCAACTGGAAGATGAAGAGCTCGGAGAACTTCGAGGAGCTGCTCAAGGCGCTGG GCGTCAATGTGATGCTGAGAAAAATCGCAGTGGCCGCGGCCTCCAAGCCGGCAGTGGAGATCAAGCAGGACGGAGAGACCTTTTACATCAAGACCTCAACCACAGTGCGCACCACCGAGATCCACTTCAAGATTGGTGAGGAGTTTGAGGAGCAGACTGTGGATGGGCGGCCGTGCaag AGCTTGGCCAAATGGGAGAGCGAGAACAAGATGGTGTGTGAGCAGCGGCTGCTCAAGGGCGAGGGGCCCAAGACAGGCTGGTCCAGGGAGATGACCAATGACGGGGAACTCATCCTG ACCATGACAGCTGATGATGTCGTCTGCACGAGGGTCTACATCCGGGAGTGA